In Lagopus muta isolate bLagMut1 chromosome 20, bLagMut1 primary, whole genome shotgun sequence, the following proteins share a genomic window:
- the TMEM120A gene encoding ion channel TACAN, with the protein MASVAECLREWEELQDGFQRIQDNHRLYKQKLEELTKLQDGISSCITRQKKRLKELSLSLKKCKTHVSPEQRESIQEIQSLIKERQNVFFEMEAYLPKKNGLYLSLVLGNVNVTLLSKQAKFAYKDEYEKFKLYLTIILLIVSFSCRFLLNSRVTDSAFNFLLVWYYCTLTIRESILINNGSKIKGWWVFHHHISTFLSGVMLTWPDGLMYQMFRNQFLSFSMYQSFVQFLQYYYQSGCLYRLRALGERHNMDLTVEGFQSWMWRGLTFLLPFLFFGQFWQLYNAVTLFRMLQHPECKEWQVLMCGLPFFILFLGNFFTTLRVVHQKFQNQSKDRKRN; encoded by the exons ATGGCTTCGGTCGCCGAATGCCTGCGGGAgtgggaggagctgcaggacgGCTTCCAGCGCATCCAG GATAACCACAGGCTGTACAAGCagaagctggaggagctgaCCAAGCTGCAGGATGGGATCTCCAGCTGCATCACACGGCAGAAGAAGCGGCTGAAGGAACTGTCCCTGTCCCTCAAGAA atgcaagacccACGTGAGTCCCGAACAGCGAGAGTCCATCCAAGAGATCCAGAGCCTGATCAAAGAGAGACAGAATGTTTTCTTCGAGATGGAGGCCTACCTGCCAAAGAAGAACGG GTTGTACCTGAGTCTGGTGCTTGGGAACGTGAACGTCACGCTGCTCAGCAAGCAGGCTAA GTTTGCTTATAAAGACGAGTACGAGAAGTTCAAGCTCTACCTCACCATCATTTTGCTCATTGTGTCTTTCTCCTGTCGGTTCCTTCTAAACTCCAG GGTGACAGATTCTGCCTTTAACTTCCTCCTGGTGTGGTACTACTGCACGCTGACCATCCGGGAGAGCATCCTGATCAACAACGGATCCAA AATCAAGGGCTGGTGGGTTTTCCATCACCACATCTCCACGTTCCTCTCAGGCGTCATGCTGACTTG GCCAGATGGGCTCATGTACCAGATGTTCAGGAACCAGTTCCTCTCCTTCTCCATGTACCAAA GCTTCGTGCAGTTCCTCCAATACTACTACCAGAGCGGGTGCTTGTACCGGCTCCGAGCGCTGGGCGAGAGGCACAACATGGACCTCACTGTGG AGGGCTTCCAGTCCTGGATGTGGAGAGGCCTCAccttcctgcttcctttcctcttctttggACAG TTCTGGCAGCTCTACAATGCTGTCACCCTTTTCCGGatgctgcagcacccagagTGCAAGGAGTGGCAG GTTCTCATGTGCGGCCTCCCCTTCTTCATCCTCTTCCTGGGGAACTTCTTCACCACCCTTCGTGTTGTGCACCAGAAGTTTCAGAACCAGAGCAAAGACAGAAAACGGAACTGA